In the genome of Nitrospira japonica, one region contains:
- a CDS encoding 4'-phosphopantetheinyl transferase family protein, whose amino-acid sequence MDGLMRRRLLAGEVHVWCSEPSELERNGLVASAQALLSSDEHERMRRFRFEGDRLTFLATRVLVRQVLSRYEPIAPRDWTFVATSHGRPEIARPSSALRFNVSNTSGLVVLAVTHRLTVGVDVESLSRPAPIEVADRFFAPAEARVLQSLPPSERTRCFFEFWTLKESYSKARGLGLAIPLDRFWFTLEPCRRPRLEIDPLLSDEAEAWHFAQLRPTTEHVIAVCVRRSGETDGDITLGWHRFG is encoded by the coding sequence ATGGATGGGCTGATGCGTCGACGGCTCCTAGCAGGTGAGGTGCACGTATGGTGCTCCGAGCCTAGCGAACTTGAGCGCAACGGCCTCGTCGCGTCGGCGCAAGCTCTTCTTTCCAGCGATGAGCATGAGCGCATGCGGAGATTCCGGTTCGAGGGCGATCGTTTGACCTTTCTCGCAACGCGCGTTCTCGTTCGTCAAGTGCTCTCTCGATACGAGCCGATTGCGCCGAGGGACTGGACATTTGTTGCTACCTCTCATGGCCGCCCGGAAATCGCGCGCCCGTCCTCGGCGCTACGCTTTAACGTGTCAAACACGAGTGGCCTCGTCGTTTTGGCCGTCACGCACCGACTGACAGTTGGGGTCGATGTCGAATCACTCTCACGGCCGGCTCCAATCGAGGTCGCGGATCGCTTCTTTGCGCCAGCCGAGGCCCGGGTTCTACAATCGCTGCCTCCTAGCGAACGAACGCGATGCTTTTTCGAATTTTGGACTCTCAAGGAGAGCTATTCTAAGGCGCGCGGGTTGGGGCTAGCGATTCCGCTCGATCGTTTTTGGTTCACACTCGAGCCCTGTCGCCGACCGCGCCTAGAAATCGATCCGCTACTCTCCGATGAGGCAGAAGCTTGGCACTTCGCTCAGCTCCGACCAACCACCGAGCACGTAATCGCTGTGTGCGTGCGTCGTAGCGGAGAAACCGACGGCGACATCACTCTCGGCTGGCACCGTTTCGGGTAG